From a single Okeanomitos corallinicola TIOX110 genomic region:
- the dxs gene encoding 1-deoxy-D-xylulose-5-phosphate synthase, protein MHLSEITHPNQLHGLSIRQLQQIAKQIREKHLQTVAATGGHLGPGLGVVELTLGLYQTLDLDRDKVIWDVGHQAYPHKLITGRYHDFHTLRQKDGVAGYLKRCENKFDHFGAGHASTSISAALGMALARDLKGEEFKAVAVIGDGALTGGMALEAINHAGHLPKTNLLVVLNDNEMSISPNVGAIPRYLNKMRLSPPVQFLTDNIEEQLKNIPFVGDELERITEGMKRLAVSKVGAVFEELGFTYMGPVDGHNLEELIATFKQAHQITGPVLVHVATTKGKGYEMAEKDQVGYHAQNPFNVATGKAIPSNKPKPPAYAKVFSHTLVKLAEQNPKIVGITAAMATGTGLDKLQAKLPDQYIDVGIAEQHAVTVAAGLACEGMRPVAAIYSTFLQRAYDQIIHDVCIQNLPVFFCLDRAGIVGADGPTHQGMYDIAYLRCIPNIVVMAPKDEAEMQRMTVTGIEYTDGPIAMRFPRGSGHGVPLMEEGWETLEIGKGEILRQGDDVLILGYGTMVYPGMQAAEILSEHGIEATVINARFVKPLDTDLILPLAEKIGRVVTLEEGCLMGGFGSAVAEALLDADVVVPVKRFGVPDVLVDHATPDQSKATLGLTSQQIAENILHAFFKKQVAAV, encoded by the coding sequence ATGCATCTGAGTGAAATTACCCATCCTAACCAGTTGCACGGTTTGTCTATTCGGCAATTACAGCAAATAGCCAAACAAATTAGAGAAAAACACTTACAAACCGTAGCCGCAACTGGTGGACATTTGGGACCTGGTTTGGGAGTTGTCGAATTAACCCTGGGACTTTACCAGACATTAGATTTAGATCGGGATAAGGTAATTTGGGATGTAGGACACCAAGCTTATCCCCATAAACTGATTACAGGACGTTACCACGACTTCCATACCCTCAGACAAAAAGACGGAGTAGCGGGTTATCTCAAACGCTGCGAAAATAAATTTGATCACTTTGGTGCAGGACACGCTTCTACAAGTATTTCTGCTGCATTAGGAATGGCTTTAGCACGAGACTTAAAAGGGGAAGAATTTAAAGCTGTAGCAGTCATTGGTGATGGCGCTTTAACTGGAGGTATGGCCTTAGAAGCTATTAACCACGCTGGCCACTTACCCAAAACTAACCTGTTGGTAGTTCTCAACGACAATGAGATGTCCATTTCTCCCAACGTTGGCGCTATTCCTCGTTATCTCAACAAAATGCGTCTTAGTCCCCCAGTCCAATTTCTCACCGACAACATTGAGGAACAATTGAAAAATATTCCCTTTGTTGGTGATGAACTAGAACGCATTACCGAGGGAATGAAGCGGTTAGCTGTTTCTAAAGTTGGTGCAGTATTTGAGGAACTAGGTTTTACTTACATGGGCCCAGTGGATGGCCACAATTTAGAAGAATTAATCGCCACCTTCAAACAGGCACACCAAATTACTGGCCCAGTCCTGGTTCACGTAGCCACCACTAAGGGTAAAGGCTATGAAATGGCGGAAAAAGACCAAGTAGGCTATCACGCCCAAAACCCCTTTAATGTAGCTACTGGTAAGGCTATTCCTTCCAATAAACCTAAACCCCCTGCTTACGCCAAGGTCTTTTCCCATACTTTGGTGAAATTAGCAGAACAAAACCCGAAAATTGTCGGTATTACTGCGGCTATGGCCACAGGTACAGGTTTAGATAAACTCCAAGCCAAATTACCTGACCAATATATTGACGTAGGTATTGCAGAACAACACGCTGTTACTGTCGCCGCTGGTTTAGCTTGTGAAGGAATGCGTCCCGTCGCGGCTATTTATTCTACCTTCTTACAACGTGCCTACGACCAAATTATTCATGATGTCTGCATTCAAAACCTACCTGTATTTTTCTGTTTAGACCGGGCAGGTATTGTCGGGGCTGATGGTCCAACTCACCAAGGAATGTATGATATAGCTTATCTGCGTTGTATTCCCAATATCGTAGTTATGGCACCCAAGGACGAAGCAGAAATGCAGCGAATGACAGTCACAGGTATTGAATATACCGATGGACCTATTGCCATGCGTTTCCCCCGTGGTAGTGGACATGGTGTACCTTTGATGGAAGAAGGTTGGGAAACATTGGAAATTGGGAAAGGAGAAATTCTCCGTCAAGGGGATGATGTGTTAATTCTGGGTTACGGTACGATGGTTTACCCCGGAATGCAAGCAGCGGAAATTCTCAGTGAACATGGTATTGAAGCTACTGTGATTAATGCCCGGTTTGTGAAACCTTTGGATACTGATTTAATTTTACCTTTGGCTGAGAAAATTGGCCGGGTTGTCACCTTAGAAGAAGGTTGTTTAATGGGTGGTTTTGGTTCTGCGGTAGCTGAAGCCTTACTTGATGCTGATGTGGTTGTTCCTGTGAAGCGGTTTGGTGTTCCTGATGTATTAGTTGATCATGCCACACCGGATCAGTCTAAGGCTACTTTAGGTTTAACCAGTCAGCAAATTGCGGAGAATATTTTGCACGCTTTCTTTAAGAAACAAGTTGCTGCTGTTTAG
- a CDS encoding response regulator, translated as MNNRPIKVLLIDDDEDDYILTRDWFGEFQITSCELEWVQTYQLAREIITQHRHDLYLVDYRLGVNNGLELLREAVQTGCTCPFILLTGQGDIEIDIEAMKTGAVDYLDKSQLTPALLERSLRYAIERKQTEQKIRQQAALLDVATDAIFVSSLDGNILFWNKAAESIYRWNKAEIINKKLQDLFLEKQLSQISEVVQTLLENTSWQGEMNQITKCGQEIIVESRWTLVPAFGENPQSILVVNTDITQKKQLEQQFLRAQRLESIGTLASGIAHDLNNVLAPILMTAQILETQIKDERSRRLIPILISNAKRGANLVKQVLSFARGIDGDRTLLQLRHILIEIQQIIKETFPQNIEVITQISPNLWTISGDATQIHQVLMNLCVNARDAMSDGGTLTITAENLLVDDSYAQMHIDAEAKPYVILTITDTGTGIKQNIIDRIFEPFFTTKNLGKGTGLGLSTVLGIVKSHGGFINVYSEENQGSQFKVYLPAKDTTEIIEKAEKSVHYGNGEMILVVDDESSICDITKTSLESYNYQVITAHDGMEAIAIYVENMDKIALVLTDIFMPSMDGLTSIRTLRKINPNIKIIAVSGLAPSDKVSAAYNMGVKAFLCKPYTTTQLLETVSKVIIDHDQAV; from the coding sequence ATGAATAACAGACCTATTAAAGTTTTGTTAATTGATGATGATGAAGATGATTACATTTTAACTCGTGATTGGTTTGGGGAATTTCAGATAACTAGCTGTGAATTAGAATGGGTTCAAACTTATCAATTAGCAAGAGAAATCATTACTCAACACCGACATGATCTTTATTTAGTAGACTATCGTTTAGGTGTAAACAACGGTTTAGAACTATTACGAGAAGCTGTACAAACAGGTTGTACTTGTCCATTTATTTTACTCACAGGACAGGGTGATATAGAAATAGATATAGAAGCAATGAAAACAGGAGCAGTAGATTATCTAGATAAAAGTCAATTAACCCCTGCTTTATTAGAACGCTCACTCAGGTATGCAATTGAAAGAAAACAAACAGAACAGAAGATCCGTCAACAAGCTGCATTACTTGATGTAGCTACTGATGCTATTTTTGTCAGTAGTTTAGATGGAAATATTTTATTTTGGAACAAAGCCGCAGAATCTATTTATAGATGGAATAAAGCAGAAATAATTAACAAAAAACTCCAGGATCTGTTTTTAGAAAAACAACTATCTCAAATCTCAGAAGTTGTACAAACCTTACTTGAAAATACTTCCTGGCAAGGTGAAATGAATCAAATTACTAAATGTGGTCAAGAAATTATTGTAGAAAGTCGTTGGACTTTAGTACCTGCATTTGGTGAAAATCCCCAATCTATTTTAGTAGTTAACACTGATATTACCCAGAAAAAACAATTAGAACAACAATTTTTACGCGCCCAAAGATTAGAAAGTATAGGTACTTTAGCTAGTGGTATTGCCCACGATTTAAATAATGTTTTAGCACCAATTTTAATGACCGCTCAAATTTTAGAAACTCAAATTAAAGATGAACGTTCTCGAAGACTCATACCTATATTAATTTCTAATGCTAAACGAGGAGCCAACTTAGTTAAACAAGTATTATCTTTCGCTAGGGGAATAGATGGCGATCGCACTCTTTTACAATTAAGACACATATTAATTGAAATTCAGCAGATTATTAAAGAAACATTCCCACAAAATATTGAGGTTATTACTCAAATTTCTCCCAACCTGTGGACAATTTCTGGTGATGCTACCCAAATACATCAAGTATTAATGAACTTATGTGTAAATGCCCGTGATGCCATGTCCGATGGAGGCACATTAACCATCACTGCCGAAAATCTTTTAGTAGATGATAGCTATGCTCAAATGCACATTGACGCTGAAGCCAAACCCTATGTAATTCTGACAATCACAGATACAGGAACTGGCATTAAACAAAATATCATAGATCGTATATTTGAACCATTTTTTACTACTAAAAACTTAGGAAAAGGTACAGGTTTAGGACTATCAACAGTATTAGGAATTGTGAAAAGTCATGGTGGTTTTATTAATGTTTATAGTGAAGAAAATCAAGGTAGTCAATTTAAAGTATATTTACCAGCAAAAGACACAACAGAAATTATTGAAAAAGCAGAAAAATCTGTACATTATGGTAACGGAGAAATGATATTAGTTGTTGATGACGAGTCTAGCATTTGTGACATTACCAAAACATCTCTAGAAAGTTATAATTATCAAGTTATTACTGCTCACGATGGCATGGAAGCGATCGCCATATATGTAGAAAATATGGATAAAATAGCCTTAGTATTAACTGATATTTTCATGCCATCAATGGATGGACTCACCAGCATTCGTACCCTGAGAAAAATTAATCCTAACATCAAAATCATCGCTGTCAGTGGACTAGCACCTAGCGATAAAGTTAGTGCAGCTTATAACATGGGAGTTAAAGCCTTTCTCTGCAAACCTTACACAACAACTCAGTTATTAGAAACAGTTAGCAAAGTAATTATTGATCATGATCAAGCAGTTTAA
- a CDS encoding type II toxin-antitoxin system HicA family toxin, whose product MPPWGPVKRRDLINYLKMLGFDGPFSGGKHQYMVKGELKLTIPNPHQADISPSLLGRILRPANISREEWESL is encoded by the coding sequence ATGCCGCCTTGGGGTCCAGTTAAGCGACGTGATCTGATTAATTATCTCAAAATGCTCGGTTTTGATGGACCATTTTCTGGTGGTAAACATCAATATATGGTTAAAGGTGAATTGAAACTCACAATTCCCAATCCTCATCAGGCTGATATCAGTCCTAGTTTATTGGGTCGAATTTTACGTCCAGCTAATATTAGCAGAGAAGAATGGGAATCTTTGTGA
- a CDS encoding TldD/PmbA family protein, which produces MPNLLADVQNLLSDLISRYSSRVDYLMIRLEEAEGTDILLRGDKVETLSEGISIGGHVRACYKGGWGLSSFNQLATIEERIEEAMAAARIVGDEQTILAPVDPIQAVCRLPLKGTDPRTVSLKQKKELCDRYTELLKNVDSRITTTSVRYGDSNQRVLIATSEGTLIEQSWVDMEMRFAATARNGDTVQTGRETVGSRKAYEDLVSLDTQVKSAAERAVTALSLPSVKGNTYTVVIDPILTGLFVHEAFGHLSEADMAYENPDLLEVMTLGRRFGSEELQIFDGAAPQGHRGSYFYDDEGTPATTTQLIKDGVLVGRLHSRETAGKLGEAPTGNARCLDYHYSPIVRMTNTWIERGKTPVADLFTDIKEGVYARNWLGGMTNGEMFTFSAGEAWMIRNGKIAEPVKDVTLSGNVFQTLADIEAIGDDFYWDESGGCGKGGQNGLPVGCGGPSLRIQNVVVGGES; this is translated from the coding sequence ATGCCTAACCTACTTGCTGACGTACAAAATTTACTCTCTGATCTGATATCCCGCTATTCCTCCCGCGTTGATTATCTCATGATTCGTTTAGAAGAAGCGGAAGGAACGGATATATTACTGCGTGGTGACAAAGTAGAAACCCTCAGCGAAGGCATTTCTATTGGTGGCCATGTTCGTGCTTGTTATAAAGGTGGCTGGGGTTTAAGTAGTTTCAACCAGTTAGCGACTATCGAAGAACGAATAGAAGAGGCGATGGCCGCAGCGCGAATAGTGGGAGATGAACAAACCATTCTCGCACCTGTTGATCCTATCCAAGCTGTGTGTAGATTACCATTGAAAGGAACAGATCCACGCACAGTTTCCCTAAAGCAAAAAAAAGAATTATGCGATCGCTATACTGAGTTACTAAAAAATGTAGACTCCCGCATTACTACTACCTCAGTACGCTATGGCGACAGTAACCAAAGGGTACTTATTGCTACTTCAGAAGGAACATTAATCGAGCAATCTTGGGTAGACATGGAAATGCGATTTGCAGCCACAGCAAGGAACGGTGACACAGTACAAACAGGAAGAGAAACAGTAGGTTCACGTAAAGCCTATGAAGATTTGGTAAGTTTAGATACTCAAGTTAAAAGTGCCGCAGAAAGAGCAGTTACAGCCCTATCATTACCTTCCGTCAAAGGTAATACTTATACCGTCGTTATTGACCCCATACTGACAGGTTTATTTGTTCATGAAGCCTTTGGTCATCTTTCTGAAGCAGATATGGCCTACGAAAACCCTGATTTATTAGAGGTTATGACCCTGGGTAGACGTTTTGGTTCAGAAGAACTACAGATTTTTGATGGTGCTGCACCTCAAGGTCATCGTGGTAGTTATTTTTACGATGATGAAGGTACACCCGCAACAACTACGCAATTAATCAAAGATGGTGTATTAGTTGGACGCTTGCATTCCCGTGAAACTGCGGGTAAACTAGGAGAAGCACCCACTGGTAACGCTCGTTGTTTAGATTACCATTATTCCCCCATCGTCCGCATGACAAACACCTGGATAGAAAGGGGGAAAACACCAGTTGCAGACCTATTTACCGACATCAAAGAAGGGGTTTATGCTCGTAACTGGTTAGGGGGAATGACAAACGGGGAAATGTTCACCTTTAGCGCGGGGGAAGCCTGGATGATCAGAAATGGTAAAATCGCTGAACCTGTCAAAGATGTCACCCTCTCCGGTAACGTCTTCCAAACCCTTGCAGATATAGAAGCCATAGGTGATGATTTTTACTGGGATGAGTCCGGGGGATGTGGAAAAGGAGGACAGAATGGTTTACCCGTTGGTTGTGGTGGTCCGAGTTTACGTATTCAGAACGTAGTCGTGGGGGGAGAAAGTTAA
- a CDS encoding response regulator — MQNRQPTITILMADDDEDDSLLVHDALVESRLPITLEIVRDGEELMDYLSHRGLYNSINKSPHLGLILLDLNIPRKHGLDVLKEIKNHPHLRRIPVIIFTNSNTAEDIYNTYNLGANSFITKPANFTSLVKIMETIGKYWLEIVELPL, encoded by the coding sequence GTGCAAAATCGGCAACCAACCATTACCATATTAATGGCTGATGATGATGAAGATGATAGTTTATTGGTACATGATGCCTTGGTAGAAAGCCGATTACCCATCACCCTAGAAATAGTTAGAGATGGTGAAGAATTAATGGATTATTTATCCCATCGTGGTTTATACAATAGTATTAATAAATCACCCCATTTAGGCTTAATTTTATTAGACTTAAATATACCTAGAAAGCATGGTTTAGATGTACTTAAAGAAATTAAAAATCATCCTCATCTTCGACGAATTCCGGTAATCATATTTACCAACTCTAACACAGCAGAAGATATATATAATACCTACAATTTAGGAGCAAATTCATTTATTACCAAGCCAGCAAATTTTACTTCCCTAGTAAAAATAATGGAAACAATAGGAAAATACTGGCTAGAAATTGTAGAACTGCCCCTATAA
- a CDS encoding aldo/keto reductase yields the protein MTEKTTRRNFLITSVAVAGGVMGANSLQKNNKSKSSQIKIPTSMPERVLGSTGIKVPLLGLGGAGTYTPLDKYNREKEAIAIIERALELGIKYFDTAASYGTNEDYLGQVLPPYRQQIFLATKTYNRDRDGMWRELENSLKRLNTDYLDLWQLHSISSSAHIETIFSKNGGIKAIEEAKEQKIIRFAGITGHHEPSFIIEAMRRYAFNTTLIPINAAEIHHPRSFLPVVLPLAQQKNIGVIAMKVPAYGKLFQAGGLTGIQQAMSYSLSQPGVSCCIIPADNVQQLEENVKVARDFKQLNDIQLAEIEKLTANIWQNSTFYRSWG from the coding sequence ATGACAGAAAAAACAACAAGACGTAATTTCTTAATTACCAGTGTAGCCGTTGCTGGTGGTGTGATGGGGGCAAATTCATTACAAAAAAATAATAAAAGTAAAAGCTCACAGATAAAAATACCCACATCCATGCCAGAAAGAGTGCTAGGAAGTACAGGAATAAAAGTTCCTTTGTTAGGTTTAGGAGGTGCAGGAACATACACACCACTGGATAAATATAATCGAGAAAAAGAAGCGATAGCAATTATTGAAAGAGCGCTAGAACTAGGAATTAAATATTTTGATACTGCCGCAAGTTATGGTACAAATGAAGATTATTTAGGACAAGTTTTACCACCCTATCGTCAACAGATATTTTTAGCTACCAAGACTTACAACAGAGACAGAGATGGGATGTGGAGAGAATTAGAAAATTCACTCAAACGTTTGAATACAGATTATTTAGACTTGTGGCAATTACACAGTATTTCCTCATCGGCACACATTGAAACTATTTTTAGTAAAAATGGCGGTATAAAAGCCATAGAAGAAGCAAAAGAACAGAAAATTATTAGATTTGCTGGTATTACTGGCCATCATGAACCAAGTTTTATTATTGAAGCCATGCGGCGCTATGCTTTCAATACAACTTTAATTCCTATCAATGCAGCCGAAATACACCATCCCAGGTCTTTTTTACCTGTGGTTTTACCATTAGCTCAACAAAAAAATATAGGCGTAATTGCCATGAAAGTTCCAGCTTATGGAAAGTTATTTCAAGCTGGTGGTTTGACAGGAATACAACAAGCAATGAGTTATAGTTTATCTCAACCTGGCGTGAGTTGTTGTATCATTCCCGCCGATAATGTGCAGCAATTAGAAGAAAATGTGAAAGTAGCTAGGGATTTTAAACAGTTAAATGATATACAACTAGCAGAAATTGAAAAACTCACTGCTAATATTTGGCAGAATAGTACATTCTATCGTTCTTGGGGTTAA
- a CDS encoding type II toxin-antitoxin system HicB family antitoxin: MLINYIHKAMHKATYELLEDGTFYAEIPECLGVWANSTTLEDCRQELQNSLEGWIILGLRLGHTLPILDDIDINIHQEAA, encoded by the coding sequence ATGTTGATAAATTACATTCACAAAGCAATGCACAAAGCAACCTATGAGTTGCTGGAAGATGGGACTTTTTACGCAGAAATTCCCGAATGTCTTGGTGTATGGGCAAATAGTACAACTTTAGAGGATTGTAGACAAGAGTTACAAAATTCTCTGGAAGGTTGGATAATTTTGGGGTTACGTCTAGGTCATACTTTGCCGATTCTAGATGATATTGATATTAATATTCATCAGGAGGCGGCTTAA
- a CDS encoding DUF2103 domain-containing protein, translating into MSKPTDGRLVWNHSTHIPGLIPILERLCQQNGIMTVTPAVIGRVKGHAPQMKLRVSVPIRGGYKVIARQGKTVQEVFVLTHLSQDQLENAIAVAMKIA; encoded by the coding sequence ATGAGTAAACCCACAGATGGCAGACTTGTTTGGAATCATTCTACCCATATTCCTGGACTTATTCCCATTTTAGAACGTCTGTGTCAACAGAATGGTATTATGACTGTGACACCGGCGGTAATTGGTAGAGTCAAAGGTCATGCACCACAAATGAAATTGCGTGTGTCTGTACCCATTCGTGGGGGTTATAAAGTTATTGCACGCCAGGGTAAAACAGTGCAAGAGGTTTTTGTTCTCACTCATTTATCACAGGATCAATTGGAGAATGCGATCGCTGTGGCCATGAAAATTGCATGA
- a CDS encoding molybdenum cofactor biosynthesis protein MoaE translates to MKTPFISPSKPQTEDSFAITLAPLSIEEIYTKADHPGNGAVVVMSGTVRNQTDGQPVVALEYQAYQPMALQIFYQIAADVRRQWTDVNRLVIHHRIGRLKVGEISVLVAVGCPHRGEAFAACQYAIDTLKHNAPIWKKEHWQDGSSSWVSIGACEQEC, encoded by the coding sequence ATGAAAACTCCTTTTATTTCTCCTAGCAAGCCTCAAACTGAAGATAGTTTTGCTATTACCTTAGCTCCGTTGTCTATCGAAGAAATTTATACCAAAGCTGATCACCCCGGTAATGGTGCAGTAGTAGTAATGAGTGGGACAGTCAGAAATCAAACTGATGGTCAACCCGTGGTAGCTTTGGAATACCAAGCTTACCAACCAATGGCTTTACAGATATTCTATCAAATTGCAGCTGATGTTCGCCGTCAATGGACAGATGTTAATCGGCTGGTGATACACCATCGTATTGGACGGTTAAAGGTGGGAGAAATAAGTGTTTTAGTGGCTGTGGGGTGTCCCCATCGTGGAGAGGCTTTTGCAGCTTGTCAGTATGCAATTGATACCTTAAAACATAATGCACCAATTTGGAAAAAGGAACATTGGCAAGATGGTTCTAGTTCCTGGGTCAGTATTGGTGCTTGTGAACAAGAATGCTAA
- a CDS encoding ATP-binding protein: MTKEQSEQIEQAQAWGEEIHPVLEAACMSIWIMDIESNKITKSINLEPVFGLVQNNINNTYQAILNSIHTEDRKVFIQAYQQAIQTQGVFEIELRIILTDGSIRWLVSQGAVTQNRSGIATQICGIFIDVTQRKQLEHQTIEAALQKSEQRFQILALAHSLFLEQETKQQKKLSLDNKELQQFAFIVSHDLKEPLRKIKTFAERLQVTCREFLSEQGLDYLQRIQNATQRMEMLIEGLLTLSQITTRGKQFLAVNLTQIVQEVLSDLEISIQQADVKVEVQELTIIQADPLQMRQLIQNLILNSIKFRRHNQPPLIKIYGHFLNKHIHDNSWEYTHYQIIVEDNGIGFSEQYLDRIFHIFQRLHSSSEYEGTGIGLAICQKIVERHNGHITARSKPDQGAKFIITLPIISHI, translated from the coding sequence ATGACGAAAGAACAATCAGAACAAATAGAGCAAGCACAAGCATGGGGAGAAGAAATTCATCCAGTTTTAGAAGCAGCTTGTATGAGCATCTGGATTATGGATATTGAAAGTAATAAAATCACAAAGTCTATTAATTTAGAACCTGTTTTTGGCTTGGTTCAAAATAATATCAACAACACATATCAAGCTATTTTAAATTCTATTCATACAGAAGATAGAAAAGTTTTTATCCAAGCTTATCAACAAGCCATTCAAACTCAAGGTGTATTTGAAATAGAGTTAAGAATTATTTTAACTGATGGTAGTATTCGCTGGTTAGTTAGTCAAGGTGCAGTCACACAAAACCGCTCAGGAATAGCTACACAAATATGCGGCATATTTATAGATGTTACTCAACGTAAACAGCTAGAACACCAAACAATAGAAGCAGCACTTCAAAAAAGTGAACAACGTTTTCAAATATTAGCTTTAGCACACAGTCTGTTTTTAGAACAAGAAACCAAACAACAAAAAAAACTCAGTCTCGACAACAAAGAACTACAACAATTTGCCTTTATAGTTTCCCATGATTTAAAAGAACCACTACGTAAAATTAAAACCTTTGCAGAAAGGTTACAAGTAACTTGTAGAGAATTTTTAAGTGAACAAGGACTAGATTATCTACAAAGGATACAGAATGCTACACAGAGAATGGAAATGTTAATTGAAGGATTATTAACACTGTCACAGATAACAACTAGAGGAAAGCAATTTTTAGCAGTAAATTTAACCCAAATCGTTCAAGAAGTATTATCTGATCTAGAAATTAGTATCCAGCAAGCCGACGTAAAAGTTGAGGTTCAGGAATTAACTATTATTCAGGCAGATCCTTTACAGATGCGCCAATTAATACAGAATCTCATCCTTAATTCTATCAAATTTCGTCGTCATAACCAACCACCACTTATCAAAATATACGGTCATTTTTTAAACAAACACATTCATGATAATTCCTGGGAATATACACATTATCAAATCATTGTTGAAGATAATGGTATTGGTTTTTCAGAACAATATCTTGACCGTATTTTCCATATTTTTCAAAGGTTGCATAGTTCCAGCGAATACGAAGGTACAGGCATTGGTTTAGCCATTTGTCAAAAAATTGTGGAACGACATAATGGACATATTACAGCAAGAAGTAAACCAGATCAAGGTGCAAAATTTATAATTACATTGCCAATTATTTCTCACATTTAA
- the clpS gene encoding ATP-dependent Clp protease adapter ClpS, whose translation METRLAAVYGMASAPTVTPDRVNQVTRKTYPNYKVIVLNDDFNSFQHVAECLVKYIPGMSSDRAWELTNQVHYEGQAIVWVGPQEPAELYHQQLRRAGLTMAPLEAA comes from the coding sequence ATGGAGACAAGACTTGCGGCTGTTTATGGAATGGCTTCAGCACCAACTGTAACACCTGATCGGGTAAATCAAGTTACTCGTAAAACTTATCCTAATTATAAGGTGATAGTTCTCAATGATGATTTCAATAGTTTTCAGCACGTTGCTGAATGTTTGGTAAAGTATATTCCGGGAATGTCAAGCGATCGCGCGTGGGAACTAACTAACCAAGTACATTATGAAGGACAAGCCATAGTTTGGGTAGGTCCCCAAGAACCAGCGGAATTGTATCATCAACAGCTGCGTCGTGCTGGGTTAACAATGGCACCTCTGGAAGCAGCTTAA
- a CDS encoding Uma2 family endonuclease has protein sequence MTIVINQSLSLQEFLKLPETKPVREYINGEIITKPMPKGKHSRLQLRLCNTINDITENEKIAYAFPELRCSFGVRSVVPDIAVFQWSNIPFTTDGEVPNDFLIPPDWTIEILSPEQSPIRVIDNILYCLNHGCLLGWLIDPEDRSILIFRPQQQPELFRDDQQLQVLEGINLQLTVDQIFAWLKMNH, from the coding sequence ATGACAATAGTAATTAATCAATCCCTCAGTTTACAAGAGTTTCTTAAACTTCCAGAAACCAAACCTGTCAGGGAATATATAAACGGTGAAATTATCACTAAGCCAATGCCGAAAGGAAAACATAGCCGCTTACAATTAAGACTATGCAATACTATTAATGATATCACAGAAAACGAAAAAATTGCTTATGCTTTTCCTGAATTGCGTTGTAGTTTTGGTGTGCGTTCAGTAGTTCCTGATATCGCGGTTTTCCAATGGTCAAATATTCCTTTTACTACTGATGGAGAAGTTCCCAATGATTTTTTAATCCCTCCAGACTGGACAATTGAAATTCTCTCTCCAGAACAAAGTCCTATTCGCGTGATAGATAATATTTTATATTGTTTAAATCATGGTTGTTTGTTAGGTTGGTTAATAGACCCAGAAGATCGTTCTATTTTGATTTTTCGTCCCCAACAACAACCGGAGTTATTCAGAGATGATCAGCAGTTACAGGTATTAGAAGGGATAAATTTACAGTTAACTGTTGATCAAATATTTGCTTGGTTGAAAATGAATCATTAG